The DNA segment AAAATTCTAAACTGTCCTCATGGTAATGTCgctttattttactataaattttttttatcgatttactattttactatatttcatCTCGCTAGTCAAAAAGGTTATTGTTACATGTGGCCTGAAATAAATGGCAAACATGGAGCATGTGAAGTAGGAAGTTGTTTGTCTAAATTTATTGAAACCAAAGTTAGTGATGGTGCAAAAGAATTTCGGTTTTGGTCCGATAACTGTGCCGGCCAAAATAGAAACTGTATTGtgtttgctttttatatttacttacatattttacaaatcctcgattaaaaattataattaaatatttgattttgggTGATTTACATTCCAATTTGaagagttataatatttaatttcatttaagttgattataataattattaaaataatatgtatcagTTACATAGTTTAAGTAGTAAGTCACACAACacagattttatttttcgtttcatttgatttttatctaaaatcaaAGTATGCTatgtttgcttttaaaatactcACTAATcagtattaattttgttaaatgcttcagaaatattaattgtgtttttaaataaaagtttattaaaatgttaatagtaATATAAGAAGActgaattatgtttattacctataattaaacttattttaatgaatttgagcttaaaatttttattgttttgtttatccAGTACCGATTATACGACCCTAATATACAGAGGTATGACAGTTTACACGCAGCACAAAGTCTTAACTCAAAAATACGACTATATTCGTGTTGTCTATTTCAATCTGATTAACAGTATAGGGTCGTAACAATAAGATACGACCTTTCTCCGCTAAGTACAAGGTCGTAAGTTACAAAAATGAGATACtttgcataaatattatttcttattacatCCAGCGTCCGGTACTGTGTCCCTAAACTGATTATTTAACGCGTTATGCAAAAACATCGGTTGAAAATGTTGCACAAATTACTTATATCATCAAAAGTTACAAACACAGCTCTCCTGAAAAAAAAGCACTCTAAGCCTTACGACCTTATGCGTAGAAGGCATCGATATATTCTTGACATTGCTGCCAACCACAGACATGTCACTTTAACAGCTGTCACAGGCCCAAGGTAAATTTGACAAATTATAGATGTTCGTATTCTGACAGTAAAACAtgcaaatagttttatgaaCTATAAATCGATTTAACGTGAGTATATTTCAGAAAGATGGTAACCGAATATTAATATCACTTGTCAttttaaacttcaaaattattgcgatagatgtcaaaataaaataatctgagTCTCGTTATCGTCTGAGATCACAGTAGTGTgtcagatttaaaattttctggtaaaagtcattatttttaagcTATCATAAACCAATAGACAATTTCTATTATTTGGTAAAACTAggtatttgattatttattttgaatttaaattttattttttatgtaggaTCCGACCAGGGACCTTATTATACATCACATAGTTTCTTTAACTATGTGATGTATGGTGGTTTCGTCTGGTTCAATAGAGGTACTGTAGTGAATTTAGATCTACTAAATGGAATTCCCGAGCTTGCCTACATAAAAGACCTACCCCGAATATAAATCTAACGGTAACTTTAACGAGataaaagtaacttttaaaAGAGCATGTTTTATTATGCGAAATTTGATACgcatgtataaatatgtatgttccTATGGAAACCAAAACGGCTGGTCCTTTATAGATAATCCTCAGATTAATCTGCGGCTGATTCTGTGAGTTTGATCCTGTGAaccttgatattatttatagataaataggATTTCTTCATATACCTATCATGacttatctattttataatctGTGGCTTTGTTTATCGTAGTGCGAATGACGGCCATTTTGCATGTCTGTGTAAATGAATGATTATTATAGAGATCTAAAGTAGTGCTTAATGCTGGAGTAATTCAACCTAGTTATGGCAAAGTAAGCCAAGCTAGCACTTTGGTAAAATTGAGTTACTTCCCATTAGGCTACAATGCgtagaatattttgtattaattaaaacatgtattaaagaactgactacctcggtggcgtttGTATTATGGtaggactgcagtgctgaggtctcgagttcgaaTCAGGGCCGGGCAAAATGATagatttttcttctcagtatcagcctggagtctagaagttgtgcccgatatgacagCACGCTCCATATTACATAGGATCTTACATAGTTGGTGAAGTGTTGGTGAGTTGAatcccttctagccgaatttcagccacgtcGGCCAATCTTACCGGAGATCAGCCAGTTAcgcagaaaatattataatgcaccagtgtgtgcaatacaccggtgcactctctgtttcttcacttttaaagtccagtgagacggcactTCGATATGACTGGAGAGACATCAGACGCAGGaccggctttacatgctttccagtacgggggtatcacaccgccaactgcccgactccgagctgcgactgagtaatttttaagatcgAAAACCCAGCCACATTTATATCTAGTCCAAcacgggattcaaacccagaacctcagcacggtagtcgtatttataccgcgtacgcattacaactacgtcgAAGCAGTGGATGAGTTACACCTCAGTCTACCTCTGAAAACATCCCCTAACCAGAGAGAGACTAATTTTCATGCCCCAATAACCCACCCCAATTTTATCTCAAACATAGCTCGTAACATAGGATTAAACACTCTCacctaataaacaaactaacgGGCGGCTTGGTGTCATCCTAGTTGAAATGTGGCCAATATAATGTCCTCATCCGTCCTTTTTAGTTCAAGTTAAGGGCATTATAAAGGGATGTACCTAACTCACACCTCTGAGCGTTCATTACTTGTTAGGGTGGGACTGAGATCTGGCTTGATATTTGGTTTgaagatttatggtttttttacGTTCACGGCAATATGACCTCACTACAGTAGGTGGTAAGAGTGAGGTTTAGATTTTCTCAGTTCGATACAATTATCACGGGcttaaaagtagctgaatataTTCAGAATTTCTAATCGCCTTTAATTTTTTGTGTCCGTAttaagaaatgttttttattcactataataaactttaaagggtTAACTCTATTTTATATAAGGAAAAAAGAACATTTCGTTAGAAGTTATAGTGTGGAAgcgttttaaagtttcaaatttgttcagatatttttatgtCTGACTGTACATGTTGATTTCGATACTTGTTTGTAGGTTTTTTACACTCAAATGAAAGACGACCAAACAGCTCGCTTGATTGATAAATATGAGTTACTGAACTCTTGGTTGATATCTTTGTGAATCAAATTTCTAAATAGTGTTGTTAATCTCGGTCTCCGAATCAATCAAAATGTTTGGCcggttattaaattaaatgaaagaaacCGGACAGGTGCGTATTTAATTCGCGCActgagggttccgtacaaacttgtaggaggtatctaaatttaaacttaaatttgcCGTTCGATCCCTAGATAGGGTTAGAGCAACAACCCAAaacaaaaaatgatattttttcttattaaagcatatacatattatatttacagttatcaaatatttttttgtgccctcacaatttttttcttaccaattacattattttttgccaTATATTTTAGGTTGTTTTATGTtcctttttatgttttcttctgaaattatatttttggtgtATTGTGTGCaaaaaatttttattattataattattttagttaaagagGGGTACTCTATAGGTTTTGATTTGCTTGTGACATAAACGGTAATATCCTTTGATCGTTTTGAGtaacaagtttgatttttcacAACTGACAGAGACCGTAGACCcgtaattgatataaatttcaactttatacCTTAACGTTTTAAAAGTCTTGACATTCAAAAATAGACGATAAAATTaccctataagggttccttttaaAGTTCGTAACCCTAAAAATCAGATTAtgtttaaaaagaatttaattcgACCCAATCCTcttcaaatattaaatgtattgttgACATGAGTGGGTATTGCATGGAGTTCCGGTTAGGGTTGATccttaaacaaacaaattggaTGTCGGTTTAAAGTGCCTTCTCGTGTACAATTAGCGAAGGTCCGAGATCTGTTTAACGCGTTTATTGAGTTATCCAGACTTTCAAGTTTCTTTAACTATGTGATGTATGGTGGACTCATCAGATTTAATACAGGAACTGAAGTGAATTGGATGGGTTGAGGTTCTGGGTTTGGCTCCCAGATTGGGCAAGTATCTTTCAAGCGGGTCGTGAAAAGCAATTAGGAaccggcataactgtgccaATCGTTCAGGATgtgtcatataatattaaatattttgttaaacacacatatcacgcattccgttccatgatgtgatatggggcgagcctatcgcgatatcgggcacaaattcagactccaggctgatactgagcagaaaaacctaaatatcattttgctcgacccggtattcgaacccaggatttcCAGACCCAGCGTTGCCGTACCGCgattgcagtacaactacaccaacGATATTTTGTACGATTTTCTAAttgttttttgaatgtttttcaaATCGGTCAATAACTGCCTGAATTCTGAGGTagcaaagaataaaatacagTATCAGTTAAGAACGTTCTTCTTTGAAGTCAGTNNNNNNNNNNNNNNNNNNNNNNNNNNNNNNNNNNNNNNNNNNNNNNNNNNNNNNNNNNNNNNNNNNNNNNNNNNNNNNNNNNNNNNNNNNNNNNNNNNNNNNNNNNNNNNNNNNNNNNNNNNNNNNNNNNNNNNNNNNNNNNNNNNNNNNNNNNNNNNNNNNNNNNNNNNNNNNNNNNNNNNNNNNNNNNNNNNNNNNNNNNNNNNNNNNNNNNNNNNNNNNNNNNNNNNNNNNNNNNNNNNNNNNNNNNNNNNNNNNNNNNNNNNNNNNNNNNNNNNNNNNNNNNNNNNNNNNNNNNNNNNNNNNNNNNNNNNNNNNNNNNNNNNNNNNNNNNNNNNNNNNNNNNNNNNNNNNNNNNNNNNNNNNNNNNNNNNNNNNNNNNNNNNNNNNNNNNNNNNNNNNNNNNNNNNNNNNNNNNNNNNNNNNNNNNNNNNNNNNNNNNNNNNNNNNNNNNNNNNNNNNNNNNNNNNNNNNNNNNNNNNNNNNNNNNNNNNNNNNNNGCCGGCATCTACGACGATGGTAAGCCTGAACCTTATTTAGGGCAAATTAAGGGACATGGCAAAATCTGTTATAATatagcaatatttaattaaatacaatttccaGGCTCCTACTCCGCCGCCAAGTACGGCGACGTGGACGCGAGGAACAACGGCTACGCTTACCCTACTGGCAGCGGCTTCTCTGCAGCCGACGCTCAAGACTCAGTGTCAGTGAACGCCGCGCCTCGCACCCCCGTCCGCTActccgcccccgccgccgcccagACCCAAGCCTCCTTCGGTGTGCAGAAGGCGTACCTCCCGCCCCTCGCCAGTCAGAGGGTTGCTGGCAGACAGAGCTACAACCCTAGAACTGGCTACCgctactaattataatttaccaataagatatttcattaatttccgaataaactatttatcatgaatatgcagtttttttttctaagtgGTAATAAGAATacgagtataataataaattaaaattttgcaaactTGGGACCAGAgatgcataattaaaaaaatgggaGTAAGTTTAATGGTTTACCGAATGAAGTCACCtgattatatattgttttatgatgactaaaatatttactggtGACTTTTATTGGCTTTAGATGAATGTCACTTATGATGTAAAAGTAGGCCGTATAAAGCTCTTTAAACCGCGAGGTCGTAGGCAGTGGCTTCTGTTGCCCACGTCACACCCTTGGGATATTCAGAAGTCGGCAAACGAAGTCGGCGTGAAAATGTAAGTAGTCAGCTTGCACTATGTGACGAGAAACTGGAATTCCTGGATACCCAAGACATTAAGTTAAATCTGATACTGATTCTCACAATAACTCATACAGACCTCAGTTTCGGTTATTAAACCAGACGTAAATATCCAATGTTGACAATGATCTAATTTCTGAAATTGGTCAAACAGACCCTTGATTTAGATATTGGGCTACTTCACGATTCTGTTAATGATCTTGTACTTGACATTAATTCAAGACTACGATGTTGCAACGAACATCGACAATAACGTGTTTGTATTACGTCTAGCTCTATCAATAaacaaatctatattaatattatacatgtgaAAATATCTCAATCTGTCAATCCGTCTGTTGCTTTAAATGTGAAACGACTGAATCAAATTCAATGGAATTAAGAACAGAGTATATAAGCTAAGACAAAagacactatatttttttttatatatgcgaCGAGCCTAATTTTGTGCATgcgaagctgcaagcaaaacctagtaaattAAAAGTACGTCTCTGCTCTCCATAATACCACGGCTATCAccaagcaaaagctaatattcataaaacattggcataaaaaaacataaaacattggcataaaaaaacatgaaacaaCAAAAGGTTCCTTTCTGAAATCATACAAACCAATACTATGCATAGATGTCTTGGAGTCTAAACTccattcatgtttttttatgccaatgttttatgaatattagcttttgcttggGATGTACGTACATGTAAGttatttccagaataaaaattCTCAGTGTGTCCTACCCTACATTAATAAGCCTGAGGATGTCATGTCatctatatgtttttttttcttttgatttcgCTGGAAACATGCATTACCACTACCATTCAGCCTTCGCGAAGGCGACTGGACGGTTATGTTGGTGTCACCGTACCTTATAGCCCGGCTTTAAACTCCCGAATTTATTGGTGAATTTTGGGCGACCGCCGGCCCGAGTCCCTAACccatatacaacgcacggcttACTAACCAAATACTAAGAAGAAAAACCCTATATTATTATGCTCGACCCGGAATTCAAGCCCGAGACCTCAGAGAGGTTAGCGGTATAACACCACGCACGCAATAAAATTACGCCATTGAGGCAATCATTCATAATTTCCAGTTAATGTTCTTATTACAGAGGTCCTTGAACaccatttcaatattattaaataatttccgCACATGCTTGAAGGATGCAATATCGAAGTTTTAATTTGtagtaatatttgattttgaatttttggtTTCTTCTTCTTCGTtggttgaaatatatattatatgcacTGTGTAACTACACCGTAATAGGTACTTATCTAGTATATTATGTCTGTTTAGTTGGATTAGTAACATCCGCCTGATAAAATTGTGCAATTAGatgttacacattttttattattattatacacgattatagtaacattttttttaataatctataaaGTTCTTTAATATTTCACCAATCATAAGGCATAATATATGCGTTCACCATTAGTATAGGTTTGATCCCAGTATTTAATGAGCTAATATTAGAGACATCCACATAGAGTAACAGTTGAGGCAGTGCGATCGTAAAGTCCTTTAGATGAAATTAACTCTCAAAGTTCAGAACATATCCATACTTGCCTTTTATGATGTAGATAGCAAATGTCCATATCGTACTCCTAGGCCAGTAGAGTATACCAAATACCGATATAAATAGTTGAAGCAATCTGGTGTTCGTAATCATAagttctaatatattttaataattatttcgtgATATACTATTTGTATAagtatttcaattaaaacaaaagtagtTCACACATATCTTCATGACACCACCTTGATCTGATTCAGAAAGTatacaattaaatgtttactCATCAAAAGATCGTATCTAATATCAAAATCAATTATTAGAACACATCTTAGCCACACCCGCGGCCGGAACGCCAATCAAACGAGTGCATCAACTCATCCATCACAATCGGCCGCGGTCCATCTCGCGCACATGTTGCATGATGCAACCCTCCGCGCGCCTGCGCAGTACACATGCCGCGCCACGAACTGGATCACTCGCAGCTCTGCTATAAATATTGTACTCATTACTCCACCTTATCAGTCATCCACCGAGCAGCACTTCGGTAGCTTCACTAGTACTTCCTCATCACCACACACAAACAACATTATGAAATTGGTAAGATAAATAAACACCGATCTCCTTTGGATTACCTTTTGATTCCACTTTAGATTTAAGCTCTTTCACTCGGGATACTTCGGTTCTTATGTCGCGTTACTCGGAATGTTAATTATTACGCGTGGAAAgcaattaatgtaattttttttttcttttatgacTATATCAATTAACTTAGTGCAGCGTTTTTTGTCATTGGTATCGTAATGATTAACAATTAAAGAATTATTTCATGCACCAAGTTAAGATCTATACCATATTTGCTCTGTCATGTCTGTGATATTGATCTCGATAATCGTGCTTGAAGAAATGTTGTGTAAGGAATATGAAGATCGactttaattaacttttaaattgtataaatttgttatttaatggagaaggtgctgatatttttgccttgattacatgaaatttaattaaccgTGAGCTCAAAATTAGTCCCTGTTTGTcttgttagaatatataaatctaTCTTGTAGATCTTCGTTAAAATTTatgtcatatttaaaaataggacGTGTTTTTTACTCATAGTTCATCTTACTCGCCGCGGTGGCTGTGTGTAATGCCGCTAAACTAGACAAGACTTACCTCCCGCCGCACGCGCAGAGCTCAGGAGGCTCGGGGGGCATCCTGCAGGCGCCTGGATTGGACGCCAGGCAAGGACTGAACCCCTTCGGAGCCAACCGCTTTGGCCCAGCCGGCAACGGCGCTCCCGCCTACAGTCAAAGCGCTTACGAAGTCGCCAACCGCGCCGAGCGCCCCCGAGCTGCTCTAGAGAGGAACGCTGCTATCCTCCGCCAGGACAACTCCAACGACGGCGAGCGGTACTCATACGCTTATGAGACCGAGAATGGCATCTACGCTGAAGAAAACGGAGTGGCAACCAACGGAGTCGAGGCTCAGGGCGGGTTCGCGTACACCGGAGATGATGGACAACTCTACTCTATCAAgtaaatacacattataaattGCTTAATGTTAACAGTATCTGTAGTAGCGCATTCATTAACTAATTGATTACTTTTAGATACACCGCCGACCAGAACGGTTTCGTGCCGCAGGGCGACCACCTCCCAACACCTCCCCTGTCCCTGAAGGAGATCCTCAGAGCGCTGGAGCAAAACGCGCGCGACGAGGCCGCCGGCATCTACGACGATGGTGAGGCTGAGTTATTTTTGGGATAGTTAAAATACAGCCTGAAATCTCCGCCAAGTACAGGCCAGCCAAGCCGTCCTGGCTCGGTACAGGCGTACTCCGCCTCGCTAAAGGCCTACAGCGTAGCCCCTCGGGAGGGCAGCCGGCAGACAGAGCTACAACCCTAGGACAGGCTACCgctattaagttattaataagttatgttGTTGATTTTGGAATAAAGTATTTATCGCGAATTATGTGCTGTGTTTAAGTTTAcacattttaaatgtacaatGCCAAATAAACCATAAGCTAAAATCTCCTGTAACGAACTCCTGAAGTGACAAAACACGCTTAGGAACAGATTTTAGGATTTATAATTTAGCAGATTTAATCggatacatatatattttggtaAGCAGATTACAGCTTACGGTCCCGCCTTCTGAGGACTAGTGTAGGAAGTGTTGGTGGGTAAATTTTACTAGAACAGGTTAACATATAAATGATACATTTTGTTCTGTTATTACTATTAGGACCCGTGTATGGGATTAGAGAATTGACTCAGTAAATTTAGAGTAGTAAATCCAATACATCTTATCTGGTGGGTcagtagttaataattatttggtgGTTACAAACTTACCATATTCGTTTTTAACTGAAAAAAGcactcgatttttttttatatttaaatataattatgtgctACCTTTCACCAGAGAGCAATATTTAACAGCTGCTGAGATCGtccattttttttcaaataaaaaaatatactaattataattagatcaTCAAATTTTAATCACATTTTACGAAAATTGTACCACTCTCAAACAAAGGCACTAACAACTCTCTTAAAAACAAGTACGGTCAATGATGTAAACATTAACCATTACattatttaccatttatttaaaaatatctttgaaatgcttctagttttaatattataacatgtaGCATTaagagcataatattataactaggtCCCATAATCATCATCTATATCAATACCAAAGATGTACGCACACATATTACATCTTTCGGAGTCGACCGCTCAATATAGGGCAGACTGACTAGGCATGGCATCTTAtttcttacttataatatttataaatatttatgaaaatgtacttttaacgtttgttagaagtaatctCAATAACCGCTCAATTCTGAATGACATTTGGCACAAATATGGACCATGCCTTTGATTAACACATACTACTACATTTGCTGTAACTGctttttattccagtaatttgcaattaagtgaaaaaaaatacgtttttttaatCCGACTTATTTAAATAGAACGCGCCGGCGCGGCGTCGTGACGTTTTAGCGACTTTTGAAACATGGACGAGCTGTGAcgcgaacgaagccgcgagccgatgcttgttttattataagacaGGCGCAGAATAAATTCTGCCTAAACTTAAAAGatacagtaattttaaaattaattaacaagtaAGAAGATCTAgagtaaaatacaaaaaaagaaattacatgTATTATTAATCAAGTGAaagatctttttattatttaattaaaattaccgaGCTATTACacagaatatataaaaactcaTATAATTTTGGCACCAcatattaaaagaatataaacCGCCGTTAATTAAATGTGGAAATATCTCGTTCAGTTGACAAGCGTTTAATGCGTGTTCCCAGCTACACGCATTTCACATGTAAGCGCACGTTAGCATGTAAACAGCCTGAACAAAATGCATGTAGTTGTAAACGCTCGTTACAAACACGatgttttaaatgtgtttagcgCTAAACGTTTTTAGTAAGTCCTTGTGCCAGCCTAAAATTCTGTGGGTTGCGTCTgtg comes from the Manduca sexta isolate Smith_Timp_Sample1 chromosome 16, JHU_Msex_v1.0, whole genome shotgun sequence genome and includes:
- the LOC115447231 gene encoding pupal cuticle protein 36-like, with the translated sequence MKLFILLAAVAVCNAAKLDKTYLPPHAQSSGGSGGILQAPGLDARQGLNPFGANRFGPAGNGAPAYSQSAYEVANRAERPRAALERNAAILRQDNSNDGERYSYAYETENGIYAEENGVATNGVEAQGGFAYTGDDGQLYSIKYTADQNGFVPQGDHLPTPPLSLKEILRALEQNARDEAAGIYDDGEAELFLG